A DNA window from Flagellatimonas centrodinii contains the following coding sequences:
- the thyA gene encoding thymidylate synthase, producing the protein MPHPMQQYHDLLERAFLTGTIQHNQRTGIDCHVLPGVQLQFDLRDGFPAVSTKKLHFRSVVAELLGFLQGCDSAAQFRALGTRIWDANANETPAWVNNPNRRGPDDLGRIYSKQWTDWRDYRVVRSLAEAETLEWHGYSMVMHDPTQPSWLMLRGLNQVERALDLIMTDPSDRRILISGWRPDEFDQMALPPCHNTYAFIPFEDLRELHLVMTVRSWDLFLGAPFNIASAALFLSIMARLSGYQAATLTIQAANAHLYANHRQQAVEQLGRDHFPLPRLVMDDRLVPLDSPGLVPGVFSTLNPEQFDLLDYQHHPAIKAPMAS; encoded by the coding sequence ATGCCTCACCCAATGCAGCAGTATCACGACCTTCTTGAACGTGCATTCCTGACAGGCACGATCCAGCACAACCAGCGGACAGGCATCGACTGTCACGTCCTGCCGGGGGTGCAGCTGCAGTTCGATCTGCGCGACGGTTTCCCGGCGGTCAGCACCAAGAAGCTGCACTTCCGCAGCGTGGTGGCGGAGCTGCTGGGATTCCTGCAAGGCTGCGACAGCGCCGCACAGTTCCGGGCGCTCGGGACCCGAATCTGGGATGCCAACGCCAACGAAACGCCAGCCTGGGTGAACAATCCCAACCGCCGCGGCCCTGATGATCTCGGCCGCATCTACTCGAAGCAATGGACCGACTGGCGCGACTACCGTGTGGTGAGATCGCTTGCGGAAGCTGAAACCTTGGAGTGGCACGGCTACAGCATGGTCATGCACGATCCGACGCAGCCCAGCTGGTTGATGCTGCGAGGGCTCAACCAGGTCGAGCGTGCGCTGGATTTGATCATGACCGACCCATCCGACCGTCGAATCCTGATCTCCGGCTGGCGACCCGACGAGTTCGACCAGATGGCCCTGCCCCCATGCCACAACACCTACGCCTTCATTCCTTTCGAGGATCTGCGCGAGCTGCACTTGGTGATGACCGTCCGCAGCTGGGATCTCTTCTTGGGGGCGCCGTTCAACATCGCCTCCGCCGCCCTGTTTCTCTCGATCATGGCGCGGCTTTCGGGGTATCAGGCGGCAACACTGACGATTCAGGCTGCCAACGCTCACCTCTATGCCAATCACCGGCAGCAGGCGGTGGAGCAGCTCGGCCGCGATCATTTCCCGCTGCCACGGCTGGTGATGGATGATCGACTTGTACCGCTCGACAGCCCAGGTCTGGTACCGGGCGTGTTCTCGACCCTGAACCCCGAGCAGTTCGACTTGCTGGACTACCAGCACCACCCTGCGATCAAGGCACCGATGGCAAGTTGA
- a CDS encoding dUTP diphosphatase, which produces MNAISAVEVTRDASGMWMHPGFPWGVVGSANTLQETIEAMGLEMSCVLMEEDARMPLAQLYATKLDVSLCSQWAPSRPWGDGWFLVSIHDSEDGPCATWVREVSGRRISPEGRADVEAHLMAELGSMLDLQMTMNEVVNPSWLSAGYPFLRAVLIEGAEGIEHVGWKWWKAQTPDDAQARLEVIDKLHFYLSHFIVAGAAQLGVDRYPDRAARQQIIEAAREIMVTSLRHELESCVLDFDGMRFAYENLSVCERFELMAGLAVARRASLRLLIETWVQLGGEGKDLVREYIGKNTLNVFRARNGYKEGRYVKEWDGREDNVHLVELLPGIPTEGMYAALWSALEQRYQQLAGPA; this is translated from the coding sequence ATGAATGCCATTTCAGCAGTTGAGGTCACCCGCGATGCCAGCGGCATGTGGATGCATCCGGGCTTCCCGTGGGGGGTAGTTGGTTCTGCCAATACTCTCCAGGAAACCATTGAGGCGATGGGCCTTGAAATGAGCTGCGTGTTGATGGAAGAGGATGCGCGCATGCCCTTGGCGCAGCTCTACGCCACCAAGTTGGATGTCTCGCTCTGCAGCCAGTGGGCCCCCTCACGTCCGTGGGGCGACGGCTGGTTTCTGGTCTCCATTCACGATTCCGAGGACGGGCCGTGTGCGACGTGGGTGCGCGAGGTGTCAGGTCGGCGCATCTCACCGGAGGGACGGGCCGACGTTGAAGCGCATCTCATGGCAGAGCTGGGCTCGATGCTGGACCTGCAGATGACGATGAATGAGGTGGTCAACCCGTCCTGGCTGAGCGCTGGGTACCCGTTCCTTCGGGCGGTTCTGATTGAGGGTGCTGAAGGGATCGAGCACGTTGGGTGGAAATGGTGGAAGGCGCAGACCCCGGATGACGCGCAGGCGCGTCTGGAGGTCATCGACAAGCTGCATTTCTATCTATCCCATTTCATAGTTGCCGGGGCGGCACAGCTCGGAGTGGACCGCTACCCGGACCGCGCGGCACGCCAACAGATAATCGAGGCAGCGCGGGAGATCATGGTGACTTCGCTTCGCCATGAACTTGAAAGCTGCGTTCTCGACTTCGATGGGATGCGCTTTGCATACGAGAATCTCTCCGTCTGCGAGCGGTTCGAATTGATGGCGGGTCTTGCTGTCGCGCGGCGGGCTTCCTTGCGGCTGTTGATCGAGACCTGGGTGCAGCTGGGCGGAGAGGGAAAGGATCTGGTGCGCGAGTACATCGGCAAGAACACCCTCAACGTCTTTCGGGCGCGCAATGGTTACAAGGAAGGTCGCTACGTCAAGGAGTGGGACGGCCGCGAAGACAATGTGCACCTGGTTGAGCTGCTGCCGGGAATCCCCACCGAGGGTATGTATGCAGCACTGTGGTCCGCGCTGGAGCAGCGATACCAGCAATTGGCGGGCCCAGCCTAG
- a CDS encoding BREX-1 system adenine-specific DNA-methyltransferase PglX has translation MADSACLELDLAPKGGEIAMTVAVDQLHHATALYTRSPVVDALLSEAGWFEPGKRLCDPSAGDGAFLDTALRSVLASVADPDDGLILHSIEGWEIHPGACRDAHDRLARTLAGHGWRTADALALAKRIVHRGDFLTEAAPQPQWDVIAANPPYLRYCKVPSALRAVYDVAVPEHARADLLHAFLSRCADMLNPGGVLAAVTSDRWCFNAQAANLRAVLGKSLRVRHLNRIDGDSAFYRPKNRRSGTPPRVHPVTVVLERADGDGIARLDGSPIYPGSTDVGATGRTLADIATVKLAPWLGTPGIFVVKPDVAARLPADWLIPVADGKDFTGGVFSGPKAFAIRTEGVSCLEELPGAIVDHLKRELPRMCRRGRRDRCWLPPETWINKFDLSQPSIVVPRICHGLTAVEIPPGILPIDHGLSIAQTPGMSLDSVMEALQAARARQWIAARAPRLEGGFVSITTTLLRSLPV, from the coding sequence ATGGCGGATTCAGCCTGCCTGGAGCTCGACCTCGCGCCCAAGGGTGGCGAGATCGCCATGACGGTTGCCGTGGACCAGCTTCATCACGCCACGGCGCTCTACACCCGATCGCCGGTTGTCGATGCCTTGCTGAGCGAGGCCGGGTGGTTCGAGCCCGGCAAACGGCTCTGTGACCCCTCCGCCGGCGACGGCGCATTCCTCGATACCGCCCTGCGGAGTGTCCTGGCGTCGGTGGCCGACCCCGACGATGGCCTGATCCTGCACAGCATCGAAGGGTGGGAGATTCATCCCGGTGCGTGCCGGGATGCTCATGATCGTTTGGCCCGAACCCTCGCGGGGCATGGCTGGCGCACTGCTGATGCGCTGGCGCTGGCCAAACGCATCGTTCACCGGGGCGACTTCCTCACCGAGGCGGCGCCGCAGCCACAGTGGGACGTGATCGCTGCCAACCCGCCATACCTGCGCTACTGCAAGGTGCCTTCCGCTCTGCGGGCGGTCTACGACGTGGCGGTACCGGAACATGCGCGAGCCGATTTGCTGCATGCGTTCCTGAGTCGCTGTGCCGACATGCTGAACCCGGGCGGCGTGCTGGCGGCGGTGACCAGCGACCGCTGGTGCTTCAATGCTCAGGCGGCCAACCTGCGGGCTGTGCTGGGGAAATCTCTGCGAGTGCGGCATCTGAACCGGATCGACGGCGACAGCGCCTTCTACAGGCCGAAGAACCGCCGAAGCGGCACGCCTCCGAGGGTGCATCCCGTGACCGTCGTCCTCGAACGCGCGGACGGCGATGGCATTGCACGCCTGGATGGCTCGCCCATCTACCCAGGGTCAACCGACGTTGGCGCCACCGGCCGCACGCTGGCGGACATCGCCACGGTCAAGCTCGCACCGTGGCTCGGCACGCCGGGCATCTTCGTGGTCAAGCCTGATGTGGCGGCGCGGCTGCCGGCAGACTGGCTGATACCGGTCGCCGACGGCAAGGATTTCACCGGCGGCGTGTTCTCGGGGCCCAAGGCCTTTGCGATCCGCACCGAGGGGGTTTCGTGTCTGGAGGAGCTGCCGGGGGCCATCGTCGATCACCTGAAGCGGGAGCTGCCGCGAATGTGCCGACGCGGCCGGCGCGATCGCTGCTGGTTGCCGCCGGAGACCTGGATCAACAAGTTCGACCTGTCCCAGCCCTCCATCGTGGTACCGCGAATCTGTCACGGGTTGACCGCGGTTGAGATCCCACCGGGAATACTGCCGATCGACCACGGCCTAAGCATCGCTCAAACCCCGGGGATGTCTCTTGATTCGGTGATGGAGGCCCTGCAGGCCGCCAGGGCGCGGCAGTGGATCGCCGCCCGGGCGCCCCGGCTCGAAGGGGGTTTCGTGAGCATCACCACCACCCTGCTGCGCAGTCTGCCGGTTTAA
- a CDS encoding GNAT family N-acetyltransferase, translating to MSLEVSPPELLTDHHGIADFSCGVPQLDEWLQRRALANQHSGGSRTFVLADADHRVLAYYALAAGAVAAADAPGAIRRNMPAPIPVIVLGRLAVDSRMQGRKYGAFMLRDAVQRAQLVAENAGVRAMVVHAMSDAARDFYLGYGFVPSPTDPMDLLLKLGA from the coding sequence GTGTCGCTTGAGGTCTCGCCACCGGAGTTGCTGACAGACCACCACGGGATTGCCGATTTCTCATGTGGGGTTCCCCAGCTCGATGAGTGGCTACAGCGCCGAGCACTGGCAAACCAGCACTCGGGGGGGAGTCGGACCTTCGTGCTGGCCGATGCAGACCACCGCGTGCTGGCGTACTACGCGCTGGCCGCTGGTGCGGTAGCGGCGGCTGACGCGCCGGGGGCAATCCGTCGCAACATGCCCGCGCCGATCCCGGTGATCGTGCTGGGCCGACTCGCTGTGGACAGCCGAATGCAGGGCCGCAAATACGGCGCCTTCATGCTGCGGGATGCAGTGCAGCGTGCGCAGTTGGTGGCCGAGAACGCTGGCGTGCGCGCAATGGTTGTGCATGCCATGAGCGACGCTGCACGTGACTTCTATCTCGGGTACGGATTCGTACCGTCTCCGACCGATCCCATGGACCTGTTGCTGAAATTGGGGGCGTAG